The Carassius carassius chromosome 2, fCarCar2.1, whole genome shotgun sequence genome has a segment encoding these proteins:
- the LOC132097805 gene encoding achaete-scute homolog 1b-like, with product MLYPQIIRRTGESLLASHAKGTRATHYSQTPHPRDMEATVIATTQMTQDLFYQPFSDTLASHAKQDSECKVQKRQRSSSPELLRCKRRLTFNGLGYSIPQQQPMAVARRNERERNRVKQVNMGFQTLRQHVPNGAENKKMSKVETLRSAVEYIRALQQLLDEHDAVSAVLQCGVPSPSLSNAYSAGSESPHSAYSSDEGSYEHLSSEEQELLDFTIWFDRYESAASLTTKDWC from the exons ATGCTTTACCCTCAAATCATTCGCCGAACAGGTGAATCGCTTCTTGCGAGCCACGCGAAAGGCACGAGAGCGACGCATTACTCGCAAACTCCCCATCCCCGCGACATGGAGGCAACTGTCATCGCTACGACGCAAATGACTCAAGATTTGTTTTACCAGCCTTTCTCGGACACCCTCGCATCTCATGCGAAGCAGGACAGTGAGTGTAAAGTGCAGAAGAGACAGCGCTCGAGCAGCCCAGAGCTGCTCAGGTGCAAGAGGAGACTGACTTTCAACGGACTCGGCTATAGCATCCCTCAGCAGCAGCCCATGGCGGTGGCCAGACGCAACGAGCGCGAAAGAAACCGCGTCAAGCAGGTGAACATGGGCTTCCAGACGCTTCGCCAGCATGTGCCCAACGGAGCGGAGAACAAGAAGATGAGCAAAGTGGAGACTCTGCGCTCGGCGGTGGAGTACATCCGAGCGCTTCAGCAGCTGCTGGACGAGCACGACGCCGTGTCCGCTGTGCTGCAGTGCGGCGTCCCGTCTCCGTCGCTCTCCAACGCGTACTCGGCGGGCTCGGAGTCTCCTCATTCAGCTTACTCCTCTGATGAAGGCAGCTACGAGCATCTCAGCTCTGAGGAGCAAGAGCTACTGGACTTTACCATATGGTTCGACAGATATGAATCAG CTGCTTCACTGACTACTAAAGACTGGTGCTGA